A genomic region of Aeropyrum pernix K1 contains the following coding sequences:
- a CDS encoding cyclic 2,3-diphosphoglycerate synthase produces MPGSPKRVLILGAGGRDFHNFNVVFRDNPSYRVVAFTAAQIPGVAGRRYPPELAGSLYPSGIPILPEEDLEKIIRDQAVDLAVLAYSDLSYEDVGRIVSRVLSAGASFKIIGPRETMLLTSKPVIAVTAVRTGAGKSTVSRAIARIMRGKGYRVVPVRHPMVYVAITPDIAVQRFESLEDLDRYGVTVEEREEYEAYIKMGFTVYAGVDYGAVLREVEKESDIILWDGGNNDLPFFKPDFMITVADALRPGQEVGSFPGEVNVRLADAVIINKVDRAPEENVRRIEENVRSINPKALISEAVSDVEVDNPEMISGKRVVVVEDSPTVTHGGAPYGAGYVAAEKYSAAEIVDPRPYAKGVIAEMYREYPHMGPVVPSTGYTPSQLRDLEETLNSVPADVIVSGTPIDLERLLNLNKPVVKARFEVKIVKGPTLEELVDMFLDRVKDRLPLI; encoded by the coding sequence ATGCCCGGCTCGCCTAAAAGAGTTCTCATTCTAGGCGCGGGGGGTAGGGACTTCCACAACTTTAACGTGGTGTTCAGGGACAACCCATCCTACAGGGTCGTCGCCTTCACGGCCGCCCAGATACCAGGTGTGGCTGGCAGGCGCTATCCTCCGGAGCTTGCAGGCAGCCTCTACCCCTCCGGCATACCAATCCTACCCGAGGAGGACCTGGAGAAAATTATAAGGGACCAGGCGGTGGATCTGGCTGTCCTAGCCTACAGCGATCTAAGCTATGAAGATGTCGGGAGGATAGTGAGCAGGGTGCTCTCAGCAGGGGCTAGCTTCAAGATAATCGGGCCCCGGGAGACCATGCTCCTCACGTCGAAGCCTGTTATAGCGGTAACCGCCGTGAGGACTGGGGCGGGGAAGAGCACGGTCTCCAGGGCTATAGCCAGGATAATGAGGGGGAAGGGCTATCGTGTAGTGCCCGTGAGGCACCCCATGGTTTATGTCGCTATAACCCCCGACATAGCTGTGCAGAGGTTCGAGTCTCTCGAGGACCTGGATAGGTATGGTGTCACTGTGGAGGAGAGGGAGGAGTACGAGGCTTATATTAAAATGGGCTTCACCGTCTACGCGGGCGTCGACTACGGCGCCGTCCTCAGAGAGGTTGAGAAGGAATCTGACATAATACTGTGGGATGGAGGCAACAACGACCTACCCTTCTTTAAGCCGGACTTCATGATAACTGTAGCCGACGCCCTGAGGCCTGGACAGGAGGTGGGGAGCTTCCCTGGAGAGGTTAATGTCAGGCTGGCTGACGCGGTGATAATAAACAAGGTTGACAGGGCTCCTGAGGAGAATGTCCGGAGGATTGAGGAGAACGTCAGGAGCATTAACCCCAAGGCTCTCATATCTGAGGCTGTGAGCGATGTTGAGGTTGATAACCCTGAAATGATAAGCGGTAAGAGGGTTGTGGTGGTGGAGGACTCCCCCACTGTCACACATGGGGGTGCACCCTATGGAGCCGGGTATGTGGCGGCCGAGAAGTACTCTGCAGCCGAGATAGTAGACCCCCGCCCGTATGCTAAGGGTGTTATAGCCGAGATGTACAGGGAGTACCCCCACATGGGCCCTGTAGTGCCGAGCACGGGCTACACGCCCAGCCAGCTCAGGGATCTCGAGGAGACTCTTAACAGCGTCCCTGCAGACGTGATAGTCTCGGGCACCCCGATAGATCTTGAGAGGCTGCTGAACCTTAACAAGCCGGTTGTTAAGGCTAGGTTCGAGGTCAAGATAGTCAAGGGGCCCACTCTCGAGGAGCTCGTAGATATGTTTCTGGATAGGG